A stretch of Rhizobium sp. BT03 DNA encodes these proteins:
- a CDS encoding ATP-binding cassette domain-containing protein, with translation MSDNIPILELQNVDKSFGPIDVLHDISLKVRAGEVLCLLGDNGAGKSTLIKTLAGVHKPTRGTILMDGNPVEFSGPRDAQEKGISAVHQFGGTFPLMSIGRSFFVGVEPTKGWGPFKVYDRRRANEIAVKAVQDFGITRIDDGDRLVGGLSGGERQSLAIARAVHFGARVLILDEPTAALGVKQAAHVLRIVNEAKRRGLAVVFITHQVMHAMAVGDHFAVLIRGAIAADFRRGEKTREEITDLMAGGETMAGLEAQIDTYMASHEGHPPPAE, from the coding sequence ATGTCCGACAATATTCCAATCCTTGAACTCCAGAATGTCGACAAGAGCTTCGGCCCGATCGACGTGCTGCACGACATCTCGCTCAAGGTCCGTGCGGGCGAGGTGCTCTGCCTGCTCGGCGACAACGGCGCCGGCAAGTCGACGCTGATCAAGACGCTGGCCGGGGTTCACAAGCCGACGCGCGGCACCATCCTGATGGATGGCAATCCGGTCGAATTCAGCGGGCCGCGCGATGCGCAGGAAAAGGGCATCTCGGCGGTGCATCAGTTCGGCGGCACATTCCCGCTGATGTCGATCGGCCGCTCCTTCTTCGTCGGCGTCGAACCGACCAAGGGCTGGGGTCCGTTCAAGGTCTACGACCGCAGGAGGGCGAATGAGATTGCCGTCAAGGCCGTCCAGGATTTCGGCATCACCCGGATCGACGATGGCGACCGTCTCGTCGGCGGGCTTTCGGGCGGCGAACGCCAGTCGCTCGCCATTGCCCGGGCCGTGCATTTCGGCGCGCGCGTGCTGATCCTCGACGAACCGACGGCCGCTCTCGGCGTCAAGCAGGCCGCACACGTGCTGCGGATCGTCAACGAGGCGAAGCGGCGGGGCCTGGCGGTGGTCTTCATCACCCACCAGGTCATGCATGCGATGGCGGTGGGCGACCACTTCGCCGTTCTCATCCGCGGGGCGATCGCCGCCGATTTCCGCCGAGGCGAGAAGACCCGCGAGGAGATTACCGACCTGATGGCCGGCGGGGAAACCATGGCGGGCCTCGAAGCTCAAATCGATACTTACATGGCAAGCCATGAGGGACACCCGCCGCCAGCCGAGTAA
- a CDS encoding LacI family DNA-binding transcriptional regulator produces MRRPTISDLAKEADVSIATVNRILAGTASVKGTTVQRVQAAAERIGFYGAGAIEDRLRKSAPKYRLGFLLQQSSRELYQLFGKKIVEACRARRDEVIDPVVDFVDLLTPENIAGRLKALGANCDAVAVVAADHPVIAQAIRELHEKGKPVIAYITDQSARERAAYVGADNWKMGRTAAWLISNMTHGPGRIAVFIGNHRYQCQDVSDASFRSYVREHAPHLTIEDSRPTHEEPNEAYRMVKELLATTDDLTGILIVGGGISGVLRALREVPQERRRSIRLVCRDIGPETRKGLSEGMITAALCHPLEQTSAALVETMIETITQGASGGTIQRTITFEIVTPENI; encoded by the coding sequence ATGCGGCGGCCGACCATCTCCGACCTTGCCAAGGAGGCCGATGTCTCCATTGCCACCGTCAATCGGATTCTGGCCGGCACCGCCTCCGTCAAAGGCACGACCGTGCAGCGGGTCCAGGCCGCCGCGGAGCGGATCGGCTTTTACGGCGCCGGCGCGATCGAGGACCGGCTGCGCAAGTCGGCGCCGAAATACCGACTTGGCTTTCTGCTGCAGCAATCCAGCCGCGAGCTCTATCAGCTCTTCGGCAAGAAAATCGTCGAGGCATGCCGCGCCAGGCGCGATGAGGTCATCGACCCGGTGGTCGATTTCGTCGATCTCCTGACGCCGGAGAATATTGCCGGCCGGCTCAAGGCTCTCGGCGCAAATTGTGACGCCGTCGCCGTGGTCGCTGCCGATCACCCGGTGATCGCCCAGGCCATCCGCGAGCTGCACGAGAAGGGCAAGCCTGTTATCGCCTATATTACCGACCAATCCGCCCGCGAACGGGCCGCTTATGTCGGGGCCGACAATTGGAAAATGGGGCGGACGGCGGCATGGCTGATCTCGAACATGACCCACGGACCGGGGCGGATCGCCGTCTTCATCGGCAACCACCGTTACCAATGTCAGGACGTCTCCGATGCAAGCTTCCGCTCCTATGTGCGCGAACATGCGCCGCATCTGACCATCGAGGACAGTCGCCCCACGCATGAAGAGCCGAACGAGGCCTACCGGATGGTCAAGGAACTGTTGGCGACGACGGATGACCTCACCGGCATCCTGATTGTCGGCGGCGGCATCTCCGGGGTCTTGCGGGCGCTGAGAGAAGTGCCGCAGGAGCGGCGCCGAAGCATCCGCCTCGTCTGCCGGGATATCGGCCCGGAGACGCGAAAAGGCCTGTCAGAGGGGATGATTACCGCGGCTCTCTGTCATCCGCTGGAACAGACGTCTGCGGCGCTGGTCGAGACGATGATCGAAACGATCACGCAGGGTGCGTCGGGCGGCACGATTCAGCGGACCATTACCTTCGAAATCGTGACGCCTGAGAATATCTGA
- a CDS encoding Gfo/Idh/MocA family protein, producing MINGERSIERPLRWGMVGGGRTGQVGYKHRTGAQRDGTYRLVCGAFDLDAERGRDFGTRIGVAADRCYGDYKELIAREAGREDGVEVVSIATPNFTHYEITKACLEAGLHVICEKPLFFTVAECDEVAKLAEEKGLIVGVTYGFTGHPLVHQMAAMVRKGMLGEIRIVDMQYTHGFNAGDDVGAGEAVKWRTNPKTAGPTFVLGDIGTHLYYLSEVVLPHLKIEKLLCDRKAFIPTRAPLEDHATVLMHYDNGARGRLWVSSVNAGNMGSQRYRFVGSKASIEWSDAHPDQLIYEVQGEPNRTLHHGMPYLEEESLAADRMGALHTEGLGDSWANIYLWIAQAIDAKRRGDEAFLKAHHYPGIEAGTEGVRWLENCVRSADAGAAWVAFE from the coding sequence ATGATCAACGGAGAAAGATCCATCGAGCGCCCCTTGCGCTGGGGCATGGTCGGCGGCGGCCGCACCGGGCAGGTGGGCTACAAGCATAGAACCGGCGCCCAGCGGGACGGCACCTACCGGCTCGTTTGCGGAGCCTTCGATCTCGACGCCGAACGCGGGCGCGACTTCGGCACGCGGATCGGCGTTGCCGCCGACCGGTGCTATGGCGACTACAAGGAGTTGATCGCCAGGGAGGCTGGGCGCGAGGACGGCGTGGAAGTCGTCTCGATCGCCACGCCGAATTTCACCCATTACGAGATCACCAAGGCATGCCTGGAAGCCGGCCTGCATGTGATCTGCGAAAAGCCGCTGTTCTTCACCGTCGCCGAATGCGACGAGGTGGCGAAGCTCGCCGAAGAAAAGGGGCTGATCGTCGGCGTCACCTATGGCTTCACCGGCCATCCGCTGGTTCATCAGATGGCGGCGATGGTCAGGAAGGGCATGCTCGGCGAGATCCGCATCGTCGACATGCAATATACCCACGGCTTCAATGCGGGCGACGATGTCGGCGCCGGCGAAGCAGTGAAATGGCGCACCAATCCGAAGACGGCCGGCCCGACCTTCGTTCTCGGCGATATCGGCACCCATCTCTACTACCTCTCCGAAGTGGTGCTGCCGCATCTGAAGATCGAAAAGCTGCTCTGCGACCGCAAGGCCTTCATTCCGACCCGCGCGCCGCTCGAAGACCATGCCACCGTCCTCATGCATTACGACAACGGCGCCCGCGGCCGCCTCTGGGTGTCATCGGTCAATGCCGGCAACATGGGTTCGCAGCGCTATCGCTTCGTCGGCTCCAAGGCCTCGATCGAATGGTCGGATGCCCATCCCGACCAGCTGATCTATGAAGTGCAGGGCGAGCCGAACCGCACTCTGCATCACGGCATGCCCTATCTTGAGGAAGAAAGCCTGGCGGCCGACCGCATGGGCGCGCTGCACACCGAGGGCCTCGGCGACAGCTGGGCGAACATCTACCTCTGGATTGCCCAGGCGATCGACGCCAAACGCCGCGGCGACGAGGCCTTCCTCAAGGCGCACCACTATCCCGGCATCGAGGCCGGCACCGAAGGCGTGCGCTGGCTTGAGAATTGCGTCCGTTCGGCCGATGCGGGCGCGGCCTGGGTCGCATTTGAATGA
- a CDS encoding sugar ABC transporter substrate-binding protein, translating into MTKFRRFAATVSAVAIMTCAATAVMAANIFVVGGKPDDPFWSIVKRGAEDAGKVAEAQGGKVVWLGPQNYDNLGVDAAELIRQAIDQGADAIVGPDWVPEAMDPAFKAVVDKKIPLVIYNAGGIEAADRLGAMNYVGSNDYLSGKAAGSYFAKHDLKNAVCLNTLPGAANIEAFCKGMTDGVTEGGGTGSSLPLPATSFGSATAVAQALKAHLLQHPEIKAVFAIGNVDTNSAVNGVTQAGKQGQVKVCGMNMDETVLNNIKSGSQLCAIDQQGYLQGYLAVSILNSNVNYGLTVPTREILTGPGVIDASNVDATMAGVKAGAR; encoded by the coding sequence ATGACTAAATTTCGCCGCTTCGCGGCAACCGTGTCGGCTGTCGCGATCATGACTTGCGCCGCAACAGCCGTTATGGCCGCCAACATCTTCGTCGTGGGCGGCAAGCCGGACGATCCGTTCTGGTCGATCGTCAAGCGTGGCGCCGAGGATGCCGGCAAGGTCGCAGAAGCCCAGGGCGGCAAGGTCGTCTGGCTCGGGCCGCAGAACTACGACAATCTCGGCGTCGACGCGGCCGAGCTGATCCGCCAGGCCATCGACCAGGGCGCCGATGCGATCGTCGGTCCGGACTGGGTGCCGGAAGCCATGGATCCTGCCTTCAAAGCCGTCGTCGACAAGAAAATTCCGCTGGTCATCTACAATGCCGGCGGCATCGAAGCCGCCGATCGCCTCGGTGCGATGAACTATGTCGGCTCCAACGACTATCTCTCCGGCAAGGCCGCGGGCAGCTACTTCGCCAAGCATGATCTGAAGAATGCCGTCTGCCTCAACACGCTGCCGGGTGCGGCAAACATCGAAGCTTTCTGCAAAGGCATGACCGATGGTGTGACCGAAGGCGGCGGCACCGGTTCGTCGCTGCCGCTGCCGGCAACCTCATTCGGTTCGGCGACCGCCGTGGCGCAGGCCCTCAAGGCGCATCTGCTGCAGCATCCGGAGATCAAAGCGGTCTTCGCGATCGGCAACGTCGACACGAACTCCGCGGTCAACGGCGTAACGCAGGCCGGCAAGCAGGGCCAGGTCAAGGTCTGCGGCATGAATATGGATGAAACCGTCCTGAACAACATCAAGAGCGGCAGCCAGCTTTGCGCGATCGACCAGCAGGGTTACCTGCAGGGCTACCTGGCGGTCTCGATCCTGAACAGCAATGTCAATTACGGCCTCACCGTGCCGACCCGGGAAATCCTGACCGGCCCCGGCGTCATCGACGCCTCGAACGTCGATGCCACTATGGCAGGCGTGAAAGCCGGCGCCCGGTAA
- a CDS encoding ABC transporter permease encodes MNGFSIGHFVRRPEFGAVLSFVAVIAFYVAFGGVSLGALFGAASWVNFAANLGIVALPVGLLMIAGELDISIGAMIPAGSMTIAILSGYYELPIVIGMLGVLAIGIVVGLINGLLAVRTSVPSLIITLGTLVAVQGLVLAGSVILTGAASVPLNAPGWAKTVFGDLIQGKFQVIILWWLALTMVFGFVLHATRYGNWIVAMGGDEVSARNAGIPTDRLKIVLFILSATAASFVGMCGAILFNSAQVSGGMNYIFNTIVSIVVGGVLLTGGFGSVAGIFLGALTFAVVSQGIYFTDIDRNWSNLIIGVMLMAAVLMNNTFRQMALSFVPKKKK; translated from the coding sequence ATGAACGGCTTTTCCATAGGACACTTTGTACGCCGCCCGGAATTCGGCGCCGTGTTGAGCTTCGTCGCGGTGATCGCCTTCTACGTCGCTTTCGGCGGCGTCAGCCTCGGCGCGCTCTTCGGCGCGGCAAGCTGGGTCAATTTCGCCGCCAATCTCGGTATCGTCGCCCTGCCTGTCGGCCTTCTGATGATAGCAGGTGAGCTCGATATCTCGATCGGCGCGATGATCCCGGCAGGCTCGATGACGATCGCGATCCTGTCCGGCTATTACGAACTGCCGATCGTCATCGGTATGCTTGGCGTGCTCGCCATCGGCATTGTCGTGGGGCTGATCAATGGTTTGCTGGCGGTGCGCACCAGCGTGCCCTCGCTGATCATCACACTCGGCACGCTGGTTGCCGTGCAGGGGCTCGTGCTTGCCGGATCCGTCATCCTGACCGGGGCCGCTTCGGTTCCGCTCAATGCGCCGGGCTGGGCCAAGACGGTGTTCGGCGACCTCATCCAGGGCAAATTCCAGGTGATCATCCTGTGGTGGCTGGCGCTGACGATGGTCTTCGGTTTCGTGCTGCACGCCACGCGTTACGGCAACTGGATCGTCGCCATGGGCGGCGACGAGGTCAGCGCGCGCAATGCCGGCATTCCGACCGACCGGCTGAAGATCGTCCTCTTCATTCTCTCGGCCACCGCCGCCTCTTTCGTCGGAATGTGCGGCGCCATCCTGTTCAATTCCGCGCAGGTCTCGGGCGGCATGAACTACATCTTCAATACGATCGTCTCGATCGTGGTGGGCGGCGTGCTGCTGACGGGCGGCTTCGGCTCGGTCGCCGGGATCTTTCTCGGCGCGCTGACCTTCGCCGTCGTCAGCCAGGGCATCTACTTCACCGACATCGACCGCAACTGGTCCAACCTGATTATCGGCGTGATGCTGATGGCCGCCGTTCTGATGAACAACACGTTCCGGCAGATGGCCTTGAGCTTCGTGCCGAAGAAAAAGAAGTGA
- a CDS encoding 4-carboxy-4-hydroxy-2-oxoadipate aldolase/oxaloacetate decarboxylase translates to MIHIKDIAERPSKADIEAVSKFSPATIHEAQGRRGALSSRLKPVDYRMKLCGPAFTVKCAPRDNIMLQLAINYAKPGDIIVVSAGEYEEAGSFGDVLANACLAKGIGGLVTDTGVRDTLQLRELGFPVFSLSVCIKGTVKETIAAVNDPIIVGGETINPGDIIVGDADGLVVVRRQEAQEAARLSQAREDAEAAYIAAYKAGKSVIEVSNLAPVLKAKGLVVDI, encoded by the coding sequence ATGATTCATATAAAAGACATCGCTGAACGGCCCAGCAAAGCTGACATCGAGGCCGTTTCGAAATTTTCGCCGGCGACGATCCACGAGGCCCAGGGACGCCGCGGCGCGCTTTCCTCGCGCCTCAAGCCCGTCGACTACCGCATGAAACTGTGCGGTCCGGCCTTTACGGTCAAATGCGCGCCGCGCGACAACATCATGCTGCAGCTCGCCATCAACTACGCGAAGCCCGGCGATATCATCGTTGTCTCGGCGGGCGAGTACGAGGAAGCCGGATCCTTCGGCGATGTGCTCGCCAATGCCTGCCTTGCCAAAGGCATCGGCGGTCTCGTCACTGACACCGGCGTGCGCGACACGCTGCAGCTCAGAGAACTCGGTTTCCCCGTCTTCTCGCTCAGCGTCTGCATCAAGGGCACGGTGAAGGAAACCATTGCCGCGGTGAACGACCCGATCATCGTCGGCGGCGAAACAATCAATCCCGGCGACATCATTGTCGGCGACGCCGACGGACTGGTGGTGGTCCGCAGGCAGGAAGCGCAGGAAGCCGCCCGGCTTTCGCAGGCTCGCGAAGATGCCGAAGCCGCCTATATCGCCGCCTACAAGGCGGGCAAATCGGTCATCGAGGTCAGCAATCTGGCGCCGGTGCTGAAAGCCAAGGGCCTTGTCGTCGACATCTGA
- a CDS encoding putative quinol monooxygenase — MTRPYKFIITIELRPGTRDEILARAPEVQAATRAEPGCLSYDFFTSTDDPDRLVFVESWKDEAAHAFHMEQDHTKRFIAFHEQFHRSLTFETINTET; from the coding sequence ATGACGCGGCCCTACAAGTTCATCATCACGATCGAACTTCGCCCTGGGACGCGGGACGAGATTCTCGCCCGCGCCCCTGAGGTGCAGGCCGCGACGCGGGCGGAGCCCGGCTGCCTCTCCTATGACTTCTTCACCAGCACCGACGATCCCGACCGGCTGGTCTTCGTCGAGTCCTGGAAGGACGAGGCCGCGCACGCCTTCCACATGGAGCAGGATCATACGAAGCGCTTCATCGCCTTTCACGAACAGTTTCACCGGTCCCTGACCTTCGAGACGATCAACACCGAGACCTGA
- a CDS encoding ABC transporter permease, with product MNARNDVLAPSAASGGHAKATIGQLSRRPEAGSLLGLIAVFVFFALLGGKVFLSAAGYASWLNVAAEIGIVALPIGLLMIAGEMDLSIGAVIPASSLTVAIISGHYGLPEIVGISAGLGVGLLVGFFNGYLVNRTRVPSLIVTIGSMFAVMGLTLGFTVLIAGSTGVSLVPNPAVKAILGDFIGGMFQVTIFWWVLFAAAFFCLLHISPVGNWIFALGGDKVSARNAGIPTEKLTIALYMLSGFSAAFVGVSQVLVYQSAQVLGGQSFIFNSIMCVVIGGVLLTGGAGSVVGIVLGTLTFAIVNQGIYFTGIDPNLGSVIIGALLLLAVMMNDKFRLMAMSYAAKKKK from the coding sequence ATGAACGCGAGAAACGATGTCCTCGCCCCGTCGGCTGCTTCGGGCGGCCATGCCAAAGCGACCATCGGTCAGCTTTCGCGGCGGCCCGAAGCGGGCTCGCTGCTGGGCTTGATTGCGGTGTTCGTCTTCTTCGCCCTGCTGGGCGGCAAGGTGTTCCTGTCCGCTGCGGGCTATGCGAGCTGGCTGAATGTCGCGGCCGAGATCGGCATCGTCGCGCTGCCGATCGGGCTCCTGATGATCGCAGGCGAAATGGACCTCTCGATCGGCGCGGTCATCCCGGCATCATCGCTGACGGTGGCGATCATATCAGGTCATTACGGCCTTCCCGAAATCGTCGGGATATCCGCCGGCCTCGGTGTCGGGCTCCTCGTCGGATTTTTCAACGGTTATCTCGTCAACCGCACCCGCGTCCCGTCCCTGATCGTCACCATCGGTTCGATGTTCGCCGTCATGGGGCTGACGCTGGGCTTCACCGTGCTGATCGCCGGCAGCACCGGCGTATCGCTGGTGCCAAATCCGGCCGTCAAAGCAATCCTCGGCGACTTCATCGGCGGCATGTTCCAGGTGACGATCTTCTGGTGGGTGCTGTTTGCGGCGGCGTTCTTCTGCCTGCTGCACATTTCGCCGGTGGGCAACTGGATTTTCGCTCTCGGCGGCGACAAGGTCTCGGCCCGCAACGCCGGCATTCCGACGGAAAAGCTCACCATCGCGCTCTACATGCTGTCGGGCTTTTCCGCCGCCTTCGTCGGCGTCAGCCAGGTGCTCGTCTACCAAAGCGCGCAGGTGCTCGGCGGGCAATCCTTCATCTTCAATTCGATCATGTGCGTGGTCATCGGCGGCGTGCTGCTGACGGGGGGCGCCGGATCGGTGGTGGGCATCGTCCTTGGCACGCTCACCTTCGCGATCGTCAATCAGGGCATTTATTTCACCGGCATAGACCCGAACCTCGGCAGCGTCATCATCGGCGCGCTCCTGCTGCTTGCCGTGATGATGAATGACAAGTTCCGGCTGATGGCGATGTCTTATGCCGCGAAAAAGAAGAAGTGA
- a CDS encoding Gfo/Idh/MocA family oxidoreductase translates to MTLQVGVIGTGMIGQDHIRRLTNVVSGVEIVGVTDIDQARAAAAAPAGAEVFATPSALISSEKVQAVIICSWGPAHEEQLLACIAAGKPVFCEKPLVTSEAAALRVMEAEAAFGRRLVQVGFMRRFDADYRRLKAVIDGGRLGAPLMFHSVHRNASVPAGLYTSEMPLNDTLVHDADISRWLLSDEVTGVEVRVPRRSSRGGALRDPVFVLLHMASGALVDVEISVNIAYGYDIRGEISCEAGVAALPNRPSTVISDSSGIRQAIPEDWRERFIEAYDQEFREWIVAASKGTAGGPSTWDGYAATLVADAALRAVTSGGLEPVNMIPKPKLYAAPTAMAAE, encoded by the coding sequence ATGACCCTTCAGGTTGGCGTCATCGGCACCGGTATGATCGGTCAGGATCATATCCGCCGCCTGACGAACGTCGTTTCCGGAGTCGAAATCGTCGGTGTGACCGATATCGACCAGGCCCGCGCCGCCGCTGCCGCCCCCGCGGGAGCGGAGGTGTTCGCCACCCCTTCGGCGCTGATCTCCTCGGAAAAGGTGCAGGCCGTGATCATCTGCTCCTGGGGGCCGGCCCATGAGGAGCAGCTGCTCGCTTGCATTGCCGCCGGCAAGCCGGTGTTCTGCGAAAAGCCGCTGGTGACCTCCGAGGCGGCCGCGCTCCGCGTGATGGAGGCGGAAGCGGCCTTCGGCCGGCGGCTCGTCCAGGTGGGTTTCATGCGCCGTTTCGATGCCGATTATCGCCGCCTGAAGGCGGTCATCGACGGCGGGAGACTCGGCGCACCGCTAATGTTTCATTCCGTGCATCGCAATGCTTCGGTTCCCGCAGGGCTCTACACCTCCGAGATGCCGCTGAACGACACGCTGGTGCATGACGCCGATATTTCCCGCTGGCTCCTGTCCGACGAAGTCACCGGGGTGGAGGTGCGTGTGCCGCGCCGCTCCTCGCGCGGCGGCGCGTTGCGCGATCCGGTGTTCGTGCTTCTGCACATGGCCTCGGGCGCGCTGGTTGACGTCGAGATTTCGGTGAACATCGCCTATGGCTACGACATCCGCGGCGAGATCAGCTGCGAGGCGGGTGTCGCCGCCCTTCCGAACCGCCCGTCAACCGTGATCTCGGATTCGAGCGGCATTCGTCAAGCGATCCCCGAGGATTGGCGCGAACGCTTCATCGAAGCTTACGACCAGGAATTCCGGGAGTGGATCGTCGCCGCCTCCAAGGGCACGGCCGGCGGTCCTTCCACCTGGGATGGTTATGCGGCCACGCTGGTGGCCGATGCCGCTCTCAGAGCCGTGACCAGCGGCGGCCTCGAACCCGTCAACATGATACCGAAACCCAAGCTTTACGCAGCGCCGACCGCCATGGCGGCGGAATGA
- a CDS encoding sugar phosphate isomerase/epimerase, producing the protein MKLSICTDVMGDLSFTDMLDKCVKLGVEGIEMTGGGWSRAPHFRADELLEDKGLLKTKLKEIEARGLEIAALNCSANPLDPGDMGKRHRKEMEQTIRLAGEIGVKTIVTMSGLPEAAPGDMVPNWLVYTKSWPDEMPERDRYQWEDRAFPLWHDLVKLASEVGVERYALENFSAMLVWNPETLFRLRNEVGPSVGMNLDPSHLFWKGADPIASARALGNAIHHCHGKDTRIERGLADVNGLLELKDVTDVANRSWNYVAVGAGHDLQWWKEFFSVVRMVGYNGWVSLEMEDFTMSTDAGIQSSIDALQATISR; encoded by the coding sequence ATGAAACTTTCGATCTGCACCGACGTCATGGGCGACCTTTCTTTCACCGACATGCTCGACAAATGCGTCAAACTCGGCGTCGAGGGCATCGAGATGACCGGCGGCGGCTGGTCCCGCGCGCCGCATTTTCGCGCGGATGAACTGCTGGAAGACAAGGGACTCCTGAAAACCAAGCTCAAGGAAATCGAAGCCCGCGGCCTCGAAATCGCGGCGCTGAACTGCTCGGCAAACCCGCTCGATCCGGGCGACATGGGCAAGCGTCACCGCAAGGAAATGGAACAGACGATCCGTCTTGCCGGCGAAATCGGCGTCAAGACGATCGTCACCATGTCCGGCCTGCCGGAAGCCGCCCCCGGCGACATGGTTCCCAACTGGCTCGTCTACACCAAGAGCTGGCCGGACGAGATGCCGGAACGTGACCGCTACCAGTGGGAAGATCGCGCCTTCCCGCTCTGGCACGACCTGGTCAAGCTCGCCAGCGAAGTCGGCGTCGAGAGATACGCGCTCGAAAACTTCTCGGCCATGCTCGTCTGGAACCCGGAAACCCTGTTCCGCCTGCGCAACGAGGTCGGCCCGTCGGTCGGCATGAACCTCGATCCGAGCCATCTGTTCTGGAAGGGCGCCGACCCGATTGCTTCGGCCCGTGCACTCGGCAACGCCATCCATCATTGCCACGGCAAGGACACCCGCATCGAGCGGGGCCTTGCCGACGTCAACGGCCTGCTCGAACTCAAGGACGTCACCGACGTCGCCAACCGCAGCTGGAACTACGTCGCCGTCGGCGCCGGCCATGATCTGCAATGGTGGAAGGAGTTTTTCTCCGTCGTGCGCATGGTCGGCTACAACGGCTGGGTCAGCCTGGAGATGGAAGATTTCACCATGTCCACGGACGCCGGGATCCAGTCCTCCATCGACGCGCTGCAGGCAACGATCAGCCGATGA
- a CDS encoding sugar phosphate isomerase/epimerase family protein — MKIAIDPFMHRHLSLEDLPGKVKELGYDWIELSPRGDFLEWFKAPRVFPERIKSLKRALKAADVGIASLLPMYRWASNDETERQAAVKHWKRAIEIAVELEVDTMNSEFGRGPHPDKGSCYCCHTGSMIEACEDAWWRSMEELVPIFEREGIQLNVEPHPEDWCETLQPALDIIRTVNSKSVKFLYCAPHTFYFGDDTKAMLREAKDVLAHVHVGDTFNHKASSGLRYILNPPGTNARVHQHLNIGQGEVPWDEFFGTLAEIGFDGIMTACVFAWEDKADQSGTFMRSEMQRYIDKHWGAK; from the coding sequence ATGAAAATCGCAATCGACCCCTTCATGCATCGGCATCTCTCGCTGGAGGACTTGCCGGGGAAGGTCAAGGAACTCGGCTACGACTGGATCGAACTCTCGCCGCGCGGAGATTTCCTCGAATGGTTCAAGGCGCCGCGCGTCTTTCCCGAGCGGATCAAATCATTGAAGCGCGCGCTGAAGGCGGCGGATGTCGGCATCGCCTCGCTGCTGCCGATGTACCGCTGGGCTTCCAACGACGAGACCGAACGCCAGGCCGCCGTCAAGCACTGGAAGCGCGCCATCGAGATTGCGGTCGAGCTGGAAGTCGACACGATGAATTCCGAGTTCGGCCGCGGCCCGCATCCCGACAAGGGGTCCTGCTATTGTTGCCACACCGGCTCGATGATCGAGGCCTGCGAAGATGCCTGGTGGCGCTCGATGGAGGAGCTGGTGCCGATCTTCGAGCGCGAAGGCATCCAGCTCAATGTCGAACCGCATCCGGAAGACTGGTGCGAGACGCTGCAGCCGGCGCTCGACATTATCCGCACGGTCAATTCGAAGAGCGTCAAGTTCCTCTATTGCGCGCCGCACACCTTCTATTTCGGCGATGATACCAAAGCGATGCTGCGCGAGGCGAAGGATGTGCTGGCGCATGTCCATGTCGGCGACACCTTCAACCACAAAGCCTCATCCGGCCTTCGCTATATCCTCAATCCGCCCGGCACCAATGCCCGGGTGCACCAGCACCTCAATATCGGCCAGGGCGAGGTTCCCTGGGACGAGTTCTTCGGCACGCTCGCCGAGATCGGCTTCGACGGCATCATGACCGCCTGCGTCTTCGCCTGGGAGGACAAGGCGGACCAGAGCGGCACCTTCATGCGCTCCGAAATGCAGCGTTACATCGATAAGCACTGGGGGGCGAAATGA